One window of Acipenser ruthenus chromosome 45, fAciRut3.2 maternal haplotype, whole genome shotgun sequence genomic DNA carries:
- the LOC117962743 gene encoding activin receptor type-1-like produces the protein MSTGLSCIVFFATLVLPCVLTERIQCEDSVKGSICLGDLCYTAKLPDTVVKGCLKNACQAGFACCHTEMCNSNTTLLSPVKPKPTPDDSEENVNESDKGRWECVCEGSEGCEDGRCWGHRCFVVVSAEGYTVKGCYTTHIMERCRQPPQREKCCEGTFCNTNLTVPLHTTPQPPGDTVEQLVLFTVIPVLVLIVLVPLVILLFWWMSSQRRRQVIVKQEEYGNVNMLRTPSLGDSTCGDIFDEFCTSGSGSGLPYLVQRTVARQISLMECVGKGRYGEVWRGVWMGENVAVKIFSSRDEQSWFRETEIYNTVQLRHDNILGFIASDMTSKNSSTQLWLITHFYEHGSLYDYLQLNTLDSQGCLRFCLSIACGLVHLHTEIFSTQGKAAIAHRDLKSRNILVKRNRQCCLADLGLAVMHCQTSDSLDIGNNLRVGTKRYMAPEVLEESIRTDCFESYKQTDVWALGLVLWEITRRTVINGIVEEYRPPFFDVVPTDPSFEDMKKVVCTDQQRPNIPNRYYSDPTLSTIAKIMKECWYASPSARLTSLRIKKTLSKLDNSEDKLKQDY, from the exons AACGCATTCAATGCGAAGATTCAGTAAAGGGGTCCATTTGCTTGGGGGACTTGTGCTATACTGCTAAACTTCCAGACACGGTTGTGAAAGGCTGTCTGAAAAACGCTTGTCAAGCGGGCTTTGCTTGCTGTCATACAGAGATGTGCAATTCAAACACAACCTTGCTATCCCCTG TGAAGCCCAAGCCCACACCCGATGATTCTGAGGAAAATGTAAATG AATCCGACAAGGGTCGATGGGAGTGTGTGTGCGAGGGGTCCGAGGGCTGTGAAGACGGTAGATGTTGGGGTCACAGGTGCTTCGTTGTTGTGTCTGCCGAGGGGTACACTGTGAAAGGCTGCTACACCACACACATCATGGAACGCTGTCGCCAGCCACCCCAGAGAGAGAAGTGCTGTGAAGGAACCTTCTGTAACACCAACCTGACTGTCCCCCTGCACA CCACCCCGCAGCCACCAGGGGACACTGTGGAGCAGCTGGTTCTCTTCACTGTGATCCCAGTGCTGGTTCTCATTGTACTGGTGCCACTGGTTATACTGCTTTTCTGGTGGATGAGCTCCCAGCGCCGCCGGCAGGTCATCGTCAAACAGGAAGAGTACGGAAACGTCAACATGCTTCGGACCCCCAGCCTTGGAGACAGCACTTGTGGG GATATATTTGATGAGTTCTGCACCTCCGGTAGTGGATCTGGACTCCCATACCTAGTCCAGAGGACAGTGGCCAGACAGATTTCTCTCATGGAGTGTGTGG GTAAAGGGCGGTACGGTGAGGTGTGGAGGGGGGTGTGGATGGGGGAGAATGTGGCTGTGAAGATCTTCTCCTCGAGAGATGAGCAGTCCTGGTTCAGAGAGACTGAGATCTACAACACAGTTCAGCTGAGACACGACAACATCCTGG GCTTCATCGCGTCGGACATGACCTCCAAGAACTCCAGCACACAGCTGTGGCTCATCACCCATTTCTACGAGCACGGCTCGCTCTACGACTACCTGCAGCTCAACACCCTGGACTCCCAGGGCTGCCTGCGCTTCTGCCTGTCCATCGCCTGCGGCCTGGTCCACCTGCACACAGAGATATTCAGCACCCAGGGCAAGGCAGCCATCGCCCACCGCGACCTGAAGAGCAGGAACATCCTGGTGAAGAGGAACCGGCAGTGCTGCCTCGCAGACCTGG GCCTGGCTGTGATGCATTGCCAGACTAGTGACAGCCTGGACATTGGGAATAATCTCCGCGTGGGCACCAAGAGGTACATGGCCCCGGAAGTGCTGGAGGAGAGCATCCGCACGGACTGCTTCGAGTCCTACAAGCAGACGGACGTGTGGGCCCTGGGGCTGGTGCTGTGGGAGATCACTCGCAGAACTGTCATCAACG GGATCGTTGAGGAGTACCGCCCCCCGTTTTTTGACGTGGTCCCTACAGACCCCAGCTTCGAGGACATGAAGAAAGTGGTGTGCACCGACCAGCAGAGACCCAACATCCCCAACAGATACTACTCCGACCCG ACGTTGTCCACAATTGCCAAGATCATGAAGGAGTGCTGGTACGCCAGCCCTTCAGCCAGACTGACCTCCCTGCGGATCAAAAAGACCCTGTCCAAGCTGGACAACTCTGAGGACAAGCTGAAACAAGACTATTAA